In Luteipulveratus mongoliensis, the DNA window GACGGCACTGCTGTACCAACACCTCGAGCACATCAACACCGACATCAACATCGTCTTCAAAAGACGAGCCCACCTGACCGGCTTCGATGAGTCCGTCCAGCTGGCCAACGCAGCGATCCAGGGCCTGCCGGACGTGCGGGACTCCTGGGAGGTGAAGGTGCGGGCGGCCCCCCGAATCCTGCTGGCGTTCAACGGGATCGAGCCACAACCGTCAACTCCGCTGCCGACTCTGCTGGAGCTGCTGTGCACCCCGAGTACCTTCCTGGCCAGGGCGATCGTCGTACGCCTCCGCCGTTGGAACCTGTGGCTTCGTACCCGACTGAGCCGCCGGCTACCGCGCTGACCGAGTCGGATGAGCCCGTCAGACCTCCTCGCTGAGCTTCTCAGGTCGTCCGGGCTTTGAAGCTGTCAGGCACCGCTGACATGCCGTGTCACTGGTCGCTTGATGTGTGCGGCTCTCAGCGCCGCAGCGTCTCACGAACCCGTGCGTGTCTGAAGCGATAGGTCATGCCGAACCGCCGAAGCAATCCAGAGTCGTTGGCTCGAGATAGCAGCTCCAGCAAATTCCACGGCAGCTGCCGGGTTACCGAGAACCACAGTAGGCCGAGGTAGTAGCGTCCACCTGCCGACACAAGGACCCCGCCGATCACTGGAAACATGATCAACTGCGAAACGGTAATGGCAAGCAGGATGATGCCCTGCGGTGAGCTCGTCCAAGGTGCGATCCACCAGTCGTCCCATGGCATGGACGGCCTCGTTCCGCCGAAGCTGTTGATTGCCCACACGAATCCGAGCAAGGTGGTAGTCCACAAAGCCGCCGCGAGTGCCCCGGCCGCGATGTTGCTATGAATATCGCGGCTGCTTGATATTCCAGAACTTATCGCTGGTCGCTTGTTGGCGCTAAGAAGAAGAGCGGTCGAATAGGGTGGCCAGAATGAATGATCCGGCCTGCGCTGTTGGCCGATAATACAGCGAACCATCCGAACGATGCCCCGACAGAATGACCGGCAATATCGGAATGAGAGTTACGAGGATCGCGACAGGTATCGTTGCCCATGACCAGCGAAACCCCACTTTCCTTGGCACCGTTCGACCCTCACTCGAACGCCGGAAACCGATCCGGCCAAGAAGCTCTCGGTGAGAATCGAGCGCATCAGCCATAAACATCACGATACCCATGGCAATTGCCACATTCAGGGCAATGGCGACGGCCGCAACGCCCGCCATTATCGTGGCCGTGCCGAATGACTCCGAAAGCCCTTCCAAGAACACGATCACCCCCATCGTGGCGCCCAATCGAATCGGAACGGATGTCAAAACGTAACCAACCGCCGATTCAGTGATCCGCTTCCTCGGAACGCACGCCAAAACAATTGCGGCCAACTCTATTCCGAACGGCGTGGCAAGATCTGAGTATTGGGAATCGATCTGATACCAGTAGCTGAGTAGGCCGACTCGGACAGCGTCAAGGACGCCGAACACCACTCCAGCAATAGTGGCGCCCAAAAGAATCGTCGCCCAGTACGGCGCGACATCTCCTACATCCCACCATGCAAAGTCGTCGAGTCCGGTTCGGTCCTGAACCTTCGCAATGGTGCGCAAACTCCTGCGGTCTCGTTCCTTGCGAGACCTAGTGCTCGTTGCGGAACTGAGCATCGACTCCACCCCAGCCGCCATGAGTGACGCCTCAACCTCGACCTGCGTAGCCGACTGAGTAACGAGTTCCGCCGGCGCGCCATGGCCCGCTCGGGCGAGATTCCGCGCAAACGTGAGGTAGAGCGGACGGCTGAGGACCATGTAGGCGGCCGAATCTCTGCCGCCCTCAATTCGATCTGCGACCCTAAGCCAGTCAGAGTTCTGCGCGCCAGAGATCCTGAGCTCTCGGGCGACGAGAACCTCGTCGAGTGGCTCTATGGTGATGATCTCAACCAAGTTGTCATGGGGGGATTCGATTAGACGCAGTCGGCTCTCTCGCGTGAATATGATCCAGTTGCGGAGTCCTGACTCGCGCAGCTTTTCGACGAAGTCTTCCGATTGCTCGAGTGCCATCTCGTCGAGGCCGTCAAGGAGTAAATAAATCTTTCCCTGTGCGAGCATCCTCGCGATCTGCTCATGGTCACTCCGAGATCCCGTGTGGCGCCGCAAGGTTTCGTTGATCCTCCGCGC includes these proteins:
- a CDS encoding AAA family ATPase → MGPIDGFGKMLLMRNRVPVWLYLGVALMVMVFQAARGEAAGKLDTFLSLTLETGGIIGAIHARITNGGERPSESAIVAAAHAVGLESWRTMDSRIAGPEDHLSLSWTSSRSGRPVDSPVLRSRLASAAGPAVVVGPEGSGKTTLAQEIALGRAREGDAAIRVALSTWNSAEDVGDWLARRINETLRRHTGSRSDHEQIARMLAQGKIYLLLDGLDEMALEQSEDFVEKLRESGLRNWIIFTRESRLRLIESPHDNLVEIITIEPLDEVLVARELRISGAQNSDWLRVADRIEGGRDSAAYMVLSRPLYLTFARNLARAGHGAPAELVTQSATQVEVEASLMAAGVESMLSSATSTRSRKERDRRSLRTIAKVQDRTGLDDFAWWDVGDVAPYWATILLGATIAGVVFGVLDAVRVGLLSYWYQIDSQYSDLATPFGIELAAIVLACVPRKRITESAVGYVLTSVPIRLGATMGVIVFLEGLSESFGTATIMAGVAAVAIALNVAIAMGIVMFMADALDSHRELLGRIGFRRSSEGRTVPRKVGFRWSWATIPVAILVTLIPILPVILSGHRSDGSLYYRPTAQAGSFILATLFDRSSS